From Streptomyces sp. TLI_053, a single genomic window includes:
- a CDS encoding SAV_915 family protein, whose translation MARVVVWHVPVTVTGRTTSLRLFRLRDGRRCAVGFSSAGALAELLGPEQAAVELGEPALRALTAPLGVEELVLDPRLVAAPVVPPGGRPAPTDRGTGPGGRPTGRPGAQLQHR comes from the coding sequence ACCGTCACCGGACGGACCACCTCCCTCCGCCTCTTCCGCCTGCGCGACGGGCGCCGTTGCGCCGTCGGCTTCAGCTCCGCGGGCGCGCTCGCCGAGCTCCTCGGCCCGGAGCAGGCCGCCGTCGAACTCGGCGAACCGGCGCTGCGGGCGCTCACCGCGCCGCTCGGCGTCGAGGAACTCGTCCTGGACCCGCGGCTGGTCGCCGCGCCCGTCGTCCCCCCGGGCGGTCGTCCGGCCCCCACCGACCGGGGCACCGGTCCGGGTGGACGCCCCACCGGCCGGCCCGGCGCACAGCTCCAGCACAGGTGA
- a CDS encoding DUF2254 domain-containing protein, giving the protein MTDRQTGPRPPVRYRPLSPLREHLRESFWFAPLLACVAAVLLAGLTAELDEAVVSQSVADTGSVDELLRFNSAAKSVVSTVSSAMLTFIGVVFSISLVALQMAASQFSPRVLRLYVRSRLTKAAFSVCLATFLFALLVQFSYDDSTDPAKLTSVPVFSSVVAVLLVVLSLALFVLYVQSTMRLLRVPHVIDRVANESTAVLLQYRLMPAEPAPPVPDQAYTLLHEGRSGVLRDVNIGRLLRIARKHDAVLHLVPRIGDFIAPGTPIVRVAGERPPPSRRIAQALNVGVDRTMHQDLSFGFRQLVDIAIRALSPAVNDPTTAVQAVDRIHQLLAMLLHESFGDLCHRDRHGAVRLVEPVPGWSAVVDLAFTEIRLCGAGHPQVTRRLTAALDDLLRIAPDRRRPELLEQQVLLVRAVTQEQGDPEVRAFALRPDRQGIG; this is encoded by the coding sequence ATGACCGACCGCCAGACCGGGCCGCGGCCGCCGGTCCGCTACCGACCGCTCTCCCCGCTGCGCGAGCACCTGCGCGAGTCGTTCTGGTTCGCCCCGCTGCTCGCCTGCGTCGCCGCCGTGCTGCTGGCCGGGCTGACCGCCGAGCTGGACGAGGCCGTGGTGAGCCAGAGTGTCGCCGACACCGGCTCGGTGGACGAGCTGCTGCGCTTCAACAGCGCCGCCAAGTCCGTCGTCTCCACGGTGAGTTCGGCGATGCTGACGTTCATCGGCGTGGTCTTCTCGATCTCCCTGGTGGCGCTGCAGATGGCCGCCAGCCAGTTCTCCCCGCGGGTGCTGCGGCTCTACGTCCGCAGCCGGCTGACCAAAGCGGCCTTCTCGGTCTGCCTGGCCACCTTCCTCTTCGCGCTGCTGGTCCAGTTCAGCTACGACGACTCCACCGACCCGGCCAAGCTCACCTCGGTGCCGGTCTTCTCCAGCGTGGTGGCCGTGCTCCTGGTCGTGCTCAGCCTCGCCCTGTTCGTGCTCTACGTGCAGTCCACGATGCGGCTGCTGCGCGTCCCGCACGTCATTGATCGAGTGGCCAACGAGTCGACGGCCGTCCTGCTCCAGTACCGGCTGATGCCGGCCGAACCCGCGCCGCCCGTGCCCGACCAGGCGTACACCCTGCTCCACGAGGGGCGCTCCGGCGTGCTGCGGGACGTGAACATCGGGCGGCTGCTGCGGATCGCCCGCAAGCACGACGCGGTACTGCACCTGGTACCGAGGATCGGCGACTTCATCGCCCCCGGGACCCCGATCGTCCGGGTGGCCGGCGAGCGCCCGCCGCCCTCGCGGCGGATCGCCCAGGCGCTCAACGTCGGCGTCGACCGCACCATGCACCAGGACCTGAGCTTCGGCTTCCGCCAGCTCGTGGACATCGCGATCCGCGCGCTCTCGCCCGCCGTCAACGACCCGACCACCGCGGTGCAGGCCGTCGACCGGATCCACCAACTGCTGGCGATGCTCCTGCACGAGAGCTTCGGCGACCTCTGCCACCGCGACCGGCACGGTGCGGTCCGGCTGGTCGAACCGGTGCCGGGCTGGTCGGCCGTCGTCGACCTCGCCTTCACCGAGATCCGGCTCTGCGGCGCCGGCCACCCCCAGGTGACCCGCCGCCTGACCGCCGCGCTGGACGACCTGCTGCGAATCGCCCCGGACCGGCGCCGGCCCGAACTCCTGGAGCAGCAGGTCCTGTTGGTCCGTGCGGTGACCCAGGAGCAGGGCGACCCCGAGGTCCGGGCCTTCGCGCTGCGCCCGGACCGCCAGGGGATCGGCTGA
- a CDS encoding APC family permease, with translation MASLNQLSPPGSSTGTTGTTTHRSLRREVGLIGLMWASVGSIIGSGWLYGAKNAVVVAGPAAIVAWGIGAVAIVLLAFVHAELGGMFPVAGGTARYPHYAFGGLAGMSFGWFSWLQAATVAPIEVEAMIGYAGHWEFAKSLLNDNGTLTASGFVVAVLLMGLFVAVNFLGVRVLARTNSATTWLKIFVPLFAIFVLAVTNFHGSNFTSHGFAPFGVKGVLTAVSASGIIFALLGFEQAIQLAGESKNPKRDIPRAVLGSVAIGTVIYVLLQVVFIAALPAASFANGWDKLDFPGIDGPFAGLATLVGLGWLAWVLYFDAIVSPGGTGLIYTTSTSRIAYGLSKNGYAPQLFERVDKRGTPWFGLIMSFVTGVICFLPFPSWQELVGFIVSASVLMYAGAPLAFGALRRRLPHRERSYRLPGGAVIAPASFVVSSLIIYWSGWHTLSRLGIAIVVGYGLLGSYAFYATRKGLPNAPRLDLRAAQWLPVYLLGLGLISWQGGFGDGTGRIPMWWDMAAVAAFSLAIYYWAIRVALPAEVIEQNIEDVEVVDAGGH, from the coding sequence ATGGCTTCCCTCAACCAGCTCTCTCCGCCCGGATCGAGCACCGGCACCACCGGCACCACCACCCACCGCTCGCTCCGGCGCGAGGTCGGCCTGATCGGCCTCATGTGGGCCTCGGTCGGATCGATCATCGGCTCGGGTTGGCTCTACGGAGCCAAGAACGCCGTCGTCGTCGCCGGCCCGGCGGCGATCGTCGCCTGGGGCATCGGCGCGGTCGCGATCGTCCTGCTCGCGTTCGTGCACGCCGAGCTCGGCGGCATGTTCCCGGTCGCCGGCGGCACGGCGCGCTACCCGCACTACGCCTTCGGCGGCCTCGCGGGCATGTCGTTCGGCTGGTTCTCCTGGCTCCAGGCCGCCACCGTCGCCCCGATCGAGGTCGAGGCGATGATCGGCTACGCGGGCCACTGGGAGTTCGCGAAGAGCCTCCTCAACGACAACGGCACCCTCACCGCCAGCGGCTTCGTGGTCGCCGTGCTGCTGATGGGCCTGTTCGTCGCGGTCAACTTCCTCGGTGTCCGGGTGCTCGCCCGCACCAACAGCGCCACCACCTGGCTGAAGATCTTCGTCCCGCTGTTCGCGATCTTCGTGCTCGCCGTGACCAACTTCCACGGCTCCAACTTCACCTCGCACGGCTTCGCCCCGTTCGGCGTCAAGGGCGTGCTCACCGCGGTCAGCGCCAGCGGCATCATCTTCGCCCTGCTGGGCTTCGAGCAGGCGATCCAGCTGGCCGGCGAGAGCAAGAACCCCAAGCGCGACATCCCGCGCGCGGTGCTCGGCTCGGTCGCCATCGGCACCGTGATCTACGTCCTGCTGCAGGTCGTCTTCATCGCCGCGCTGCCCGCCGCCTCCTTCGCCAACGGCTGGGACAAGCTGGACTTCCCCGGCATCGACGGCCCGTTCGCCGGCCTCGCCACCCTGGTCGGCCTGGGCTGGCTGGCCTGGGTGCTGTACTTCGACGCCATCGTCTCCCCCGGCGGCACCGGCCTCATCTACACCACGTCGACCTCGCGCATCGCGTACGGCCTGAGCAAGAACGGCTACGCGCCGCAGCTCTTCGAGCGCGTCGACAAGCGCGGCACCCCGTGGTTCGGCCTGATCATGTCCTTCGTCACCGGTGTCATCTGCTTCCTGCCCTTCCCGAGCTGGCAGGAGCTGGTCGGCTTCATCGTCTCCGCCAGCGTGCTGATGTACGCCGGCGCCCCGCTGGCCTTCGGCGCGCTGCGCCGCCGGCTGCCGCACCGCGAGCGTTCCTACCGCCTGCCCGGCGGCGCGGTCATCGCCCCGGCCTCGTTCGTGGTCTCCAGCCTGATCATCTACTGGTCCGGCTGGCACACCCTCTCCCGCCTGGGCATCGCCATCGTGGTCGGCTACGGCCTGCTCGGCAGCTACGCCTTCTACGCCACCCGCAAGGGCCTGCCGAACGCCCCCCGCCTGGACCTGCGGGCCGCCCAGTGGCTGCCGGTCTACCTGCTGGGCCTCGGCCTGATCTCCTGGCAGGGCGGCTTCGGCGACGGCACCGGCCGGATCCCGATGTGGTGGGACATGGCCGCGGTCGCCGCGTTCTCCCTGGCGATCTACTACTGGGCGATCCGGGTCGCCCTGCCCGCCGAGGTCATCGAGCAGAACATCGAGGACGTCGAGGT